One part of the Stigmatopora argus isolate UIUO_Sarg chromosome 8, RoL_Sarg_1.0, whole genome shotgun sequence genome encodes these proteins:
- the tmem131 gene encoding transmembrane protein 131 isoform X1: protein MAAGQEERVHRTSRHFPHASSSPCLGLFRILFIAFIHSARSNKEAFIQCDTILEVLQFGNEEVFPAESDINFRFCRQSSAPHQGNCRPLHFEPPMLDFNKQPVGMPKMEKVYLHNPSSEEISLISISATTAHFHASFFQNRMIPPGGNTSFDVVFLARVVGNVENTLFINTSNHGVFTYQVFGVGIPNPYRLRPFVGARVPVNSSFSPLINIHNPYSEPLQVVEMYSSGGDLHLELPTGQQGGSGKLWEIPPFETKGVMRASFSSRDVDNHTAFIRIKTNAPDDDKFIILPVEVEVTSAPGIYASTEMLDFGTLRSQDRPKMLALYLLNSGAKDVPITSVRTTPSNEAVTIDFKAITLRAGESRYTKVAIISFDASKARKAYQFFGKITVKAKEKSYSKLEIPYQADVLEGYLGFDHTSTLFHIRDSPVDPVERPISLTNAFSFDIRIHNVSLPEESKAMFTVQNFSAPVLIPAHESRYIFSLLFQPVRPSIHIDSNILLITNASKFHLPIRAYTGFLETHVLPPSLKKNMLDFGVRSSTDISSIVFLVVNSNPIELEVRSWQVTGDSLSMELLRVEWGNATTASSRMRELQNASANSQKSVIIASGFYAAFRVTLVAKSLEGTYDGAIHITTDYEILTIPVKALIAVGTLTSSPNHLVLPSSFPGKIVHQVLSIKSSFKQKVRLEQIQSLTEDIRFYYRRLRNNKDELEPRRKSKVANIYFDARLQCEDHCYVGLPFVLKSESKPHGMALHEDIWDADVDLHQKLLKRWQELKAHSGHLVETAFEVNTDLQKNVETKISAELTWPSLVNSSRRITFPLTNTNSSSEEEVTLKNPADVPVYVQVLPLALLPSPSVFSGKLADRWKAENLSNINIDTNTLEFQVQRNQTTPEKSGGGGGFAEGSSRSTAYNLILMPGEVKSFNVRFTPVRNHSVSSVLIVRNNLTVIDSIFLHGHGAVENLKVAGKAPGRGTFLRFKMTEAMLRECVDQKRPNKELTFTLKRMFRVENAGQLPVTIRSAEINGQPCEGFGFKIVNCEEFVLRPNASKDLIILFTPDFTTSRVIRELKLVTCGGSEFVFVMNASLPYHMLAACSETLPRPTWETQVCLAVTYAMSFMFVLVISTAFVEAYNIWEPFKRRVSVEPNCSMETGKPFNLREIVQLHSDSNDSSQNSRSLYTSSNGSARGRHGNSRALSDSDVHEKRSKISLGRQTASTQTKGGNGTSGQDGAAAPHADCQLTNRKARGAKTEAHGHGLASAPTTTLPKGGAEDGEYANLVNAMDTDRHRPESHVETQQDQSSQNKVLESKGKLRGKTKAQKKKEEKIRKFSVKTPSDELQHNMADNDDSSSTTTETSNPDVETLVKEEPAKKKGRPGIVPKEDTNANCFIKTKPKKHSAARKEVQVDKSSSGDYAFLELTENKPRKSLTFKPPQPLTSPPRTKPSPNPKFDGKVEEGPSSLLSKLLSSSSMQEFGHSSSSEGEKESALPEWDIPISKNSVQADSLQQISLQTLNADPFLKRCSTPGAYSPPPPSPSLLSRGSYSSVLNSINEVNPNKAPGSKTSSALPLPGKNGNPTFAAVAAGYDKSPGGSGPGRAEGQSRILAHMTSVESDSSDSSGLWSPMHLVNSPSFHSANSFTAFGPNNSFNLTGVFSEISLQKPPEPESNWPDFNNTVPSSIWDIPSPDPLHSWPSSSASPTAPTSSLLGSGHNPWSSGSAFGNSIWSASAEPSLRPYSPAANSHALTEHLARGPLPSPPPPPSAADVGRAYNPWSMWRPTLGRRSSEPWPSSSDDAGLNGT from the exons ATGATTCCGCCTGGTGGAAACACGTCATTCGACGTGGTCTTCCTCGCGCGAGTCGTCGGCAATGTCGAAAACACTTTATTTATTAATACGTCAAACCATGGAGtgtttacataccag GTTTTCGGGGTGGGAATCCCAAACCCTTATAGACTCCGTCCCTTCGTGGGAGCTCGAGTCCCAGTAAACAGCAGCTTCTCGCCGCTAATAAACATCCACAACCCCTACAGTGAACCGCTGCAG GTGGTTGAGATGTATTCCAGTGGAGGGGATCTACATCTAGAACTCCCTACGGGTCAGCAAGGAGGCTCTGGAAAATTATGG GAGATCCCACCCTTCGAGACAAAGGGCGTGATGAGAGCCAGCTTTTCGTCCCGAGACGTGGACAACCACACGGCCTTCATCCGGATCAAAACCAACGCCCCCGACGACGACAAGTTCATAATCCTGCCGGTCGAGGTGGAGGTCACGTCAG CGCCCGGGATTTACGCCTCCACCGAAATGCTCGACTTTGGCACCCTCCGCTCGCAAG ATCGGCCAAAAATGTTGGCTCTGTACCTTTTAAATTCGGGGGCGAAAGACGTTCCCATCACG AGCGTCCGCACAACGCCGTCCAACGAGGCCGTGACGATAGACTTTAAAGCCATCACGCTAAGAGCAGGAGAGAGCCGATATACGAAAGTAGCCATCATTAGCTTTGACG CTTCCAAGGCCAGAAAAGCATACCAGTTCTTTGGTAAAATTACAGTCAAAGCGAAAGAAAAGAGCTATTCCAAGTTGGAAATCCCTTACCAGGCCGATGTTTTAGAGGG ATACCTGGGATTCGACCACACGTCGACGTTGTTCCACATCCGAGACAGCCCGGTGGATCCCGTGGAGCGGCCCATATCCCTCACCAATGCCTTCAGCTTCGACATCCGGATACACAACGTGTCCTTGCCTGAAGAATCCAAAGCCATGTTCACT GTGCAAAACTTCAGCGCGCCTGTCCTGATCCCGGCCCACGAGTCGCGCTACATCTTCTCACTCCTGTTCCAACCGGTTCGGCCATCCATCCACATCGACAGCAACATTTTGCTCATCACCAACGCGTCAAAGTTTCACCTGCCCATCAGGGCTTACACGGGCTTCCTTGAG ACCCACGTGCTGCCGCCGAGCCTGAAGAAGAACATGCTGGACTTTGGTGTCCGGAGCTCCACAGACATCAGCAGCATTGTTTTTTTGGTGGTGAACAGTAACCCCATAGAG CTAGAAGTAAGGTCCTGGCAGGTGACTGGTGACAGCCTCTCTATGGAGCTTCTCCGAGTCGAGTGGGGAAACGCCACGACTGCGTCCAGTCGCATGCGAGAACTGCAGAACGCGTCGGCTAACAGTCAAAAGTCG GTGATTATAGCATCCGGCTTTTACGCAGCTTTCCGCGTGACGTTGGTTGCCAAATCCCTGGAGGGCACCTATGACGGAGCCATACACATTACCACAGACTACGAG ATATTAACCATCCCGGTGAAAGCACTCATCGCTGTGGGCACCTTAACCAGCTCCCCCAATCACCTCGTCCTGCCTTCATCATTCCCA GGGAAAATTGTGCATCAAGTATTAAGCATCAAGAGCTCATTCAAGCAAAAAGTCAGGCTGGAGCAAATCCAATCGCTGACGGAAGACATCCGCTTCTACTACAGGCGCCTGCGAAACAATAAAGACGAATTGGAGCCCAGGCGCAAATCCAAG gttgcaaatatttattttgacgcCAGGTTGCAGTGTGAAGATCACTGCTACGTGGGGCTGCCTTTCGTACTAAAAT CCGAATCAAAGCCTCACGGGATGGCGCTCCACGAGGACATCTGGGACGCCGATGTGGATCTCCACCAGAAGCTTCTCAAGCGATGGCAAGAGTTGAAAGCACACTCGGGCCACTT GGTGGAGACGGCGTTCGAAGTGAACACGGATCTGCAGAAGAACGTGGAGACGAAAATTTCAGCCGAGCTGACCTGGCCCAGTCTGGTCAACTCAAGTCGGCGCATCACGTTCCCGTTGACCAACACAAACAGCTCCTCT GAAGAAGAGGTCACGCTCAAGAATCCCGCCGATGTGCCCGTCTACGTCCAGGTTCTGCCTCTGGCGCTGCTGCCCAGCCCTTCGGTGTTTTCCGGAAAGTTGGCTGACAG GTGGAAAGCGGAAAATCTGTCCAACATCAATATTGACACAAACACCCTTGAGTTTCAAGTGCAAAGAAACCAA ACGACTCCAGAaaagagcggcggcggcggcggttttGCGGAGGGATCGAGTCGATCGACCGCGTACAACTTGATCCTGATGCCCGGGGAGGTCAAGTCGTTCAACGTGAGATTCACGCCCGTCCGCAACCACAGCGTCTCCTCCGTGCTCATCGTGAG GAACAATTTGACCGTGATAGACTCCATCTTCCTCCACGGCCACGGCGCCGTCGAGAACTTGAAAGTCGCCGGGAAGGCTCCGGGCCGCGGAACCTTTCTGAGGTTCAAGATGACGGAAGCCATGCTGAGGGAATGCGTAGACC AAAAAAGACCCAACAAGGAGCTGACCTTCACGCTAAAGCGAATGTTCCGGGTTGAAAACGCGGGGCAGCTCCCCGTCACCATCCGCTCGGCGGAGATCAACGGACAACCGTGCGAAGGATTTGGATTCAAAATCGTCAACTGCGAAGAGTTCGTCCTCCGACCCAACGCGTCCAAAGACCTCATCATACT GTTCACGCCGGACTTCACCACGTCTCGGGTGATTCGCGAACTCAAGCTGGTGACGTGCGGCGGCTCCGAGTTTGTCTTTGTCATGAACGCCTCGCTGCCCTATCACATGCTGGCGGCGTGCTCCGAAACGCTTCCCCGGCCCACTTGGGAAACGCAGGTCTGCCTCGCCGTGACCTACGCCATGAG TTTTATGTTCGTGTTGGTGATCAGCACGGCCTTCGTGGAGGCCTACAATATCTGGGAGCCCTTCAAGAGGCGCGTGTCCGTCGAGCCCAACTGCTCCATGGAGACGGGGAAGCCATTTAATCTCAGGGAAATTGTGCAACTACACAGTGATTCAAA TGACTCATCCCAGAACTCCAGGAGTTTATACACGTCCAGCAACGGATCCGCGCGCGGTCGCCACGGCAACAGCAGGGCCCTCTCCGATTCCGACGTCCACGAAAAGCGCTCCAAGATCAGCCTGGGCCGCCAGACCGCGTCCACGCAAACCAAAGGTGGAAACGGAACCTCGGGCCAGGACGGCGCCGCCGCCCCGCACGCCGACTGCCAGCTGACCAACCGAAAAGCTCGCGGCGCCAAAACGGAGGCCCATGGTCACGGTTTGGCGTCGGCGCCGACGACGACGCTGCCCAAGGGAGGGGCGGAGGATGGGGAGTACGCCAACCTGGTCAACGCCATGGACACTGACCGCCACCGTCCAGAGTCGCACGTGGAAACGCAGCAGGACCAGAGCTCGCAAAATAAAG TGTTGGAATCCAAAGGGAAGCTTCGAGGTAAAACAAAAGCgcagaaaaagaaagaagagaagATCAGAAAATTCTCGGTAAAAACGCCCAGCGACGAGCTCCAACACAACATGGCCGACAACGACGACAGCTCCTCCACCACCACAGAAACGTCCAATCCGGACGTGGAGACTCTAGTCAAAGAG GAACCAGCGAAAAAGAAAGGGAGGCCAGGAATTGTGCCAAAAGAAGACACAAATGCAAATTGTTTTATCAAAACTAAACCCAAGAAACACAGCGCTGCAAGAAAGGAGGTTCAAGTGGACAAATCCAG TTCCGGGGATTATGCATTCCTGGAGCTGACGGAGAACAAGCCACGCAAGAGCCTGACGTTCAAGCCACCCCAGCCCCTCACCAGCCCCCCGAGGACAAAACCATCGCCCAATCCCAAAT TTGACGGAAAAGTAGAAGAAGGTCCCTCCTCTCTGCTGAGCAAATTACTGTCCAGCAGCTCCATGCAGGAGTTCGGGCACAGTAGCAGTTCGGAGGGCGAGAAGGAGTCTGCCTTGCCCGAGTGGGACATCCCCATTTCCAAAAACAGCGTCC AAGCCGACAGCCTCCAGCAGATCTCCCTTCAAACGCTAAACGCCGACCCCTTCCTGAAGCGATGCTCCACACCCGGTGCTTACTCCCCGCCGCCGCCCTCCCCCAGCCTGCTGTCTCGCGGGAGCTACAGCAGCGTTCTCAACAGCATTAA CGAGGTGAACCCCAACAAAGCTCCGGGAAGTAAAACGTCCTCGGCTTTGCCTCTTCCCGGTAAAAACGGAAACCCCACTTTTGCTGCCGTGGCTGCTGGTTATGACAAAAGTCCAG GTGGTTCTGGACCGGGCAGGGCCGAAGGTCAATCAAGAATTCTGGCACACATGACGTCAGTGGAAAGCGACAGCTCTGACAG CTCGGGCTTGTGGAGTCCCATGCACCTGGTGAACAGTCCCAGCTTCCACTCGGCTAACTCCTTCACCGCTTTTGGGCccaacaactccttcaacctgACGGGAG TTTTCAGCGAAATCAGCCTCCAGAAGCCCCCGGAACCCGAGTCCAACTGGCCCGACTTCAACAACACGGTCCCGTCATCCATCTGGGACATCCCCAGCCCGGACCCCCTGCACTCCTGGCCCAGCAGTTCCGCCTCTCCCACCGCGCCCACCTCA TCACTCCTGGGGAGCGGCCACAACCCGTGGTCGTCCGGCTCCGCTTTCGGCAACTCCATATGGTCGGCCAGCGCCGAGCCCTCGCTGCGTCCCTACTCCCCCGCCGCCAATTCGCACGCGCTGACGGAACACCTGGCGCGCGGACCCCtaccctcgccgccgccgcccccctcgGCCGCCGACGTGGGCCGCGCGTACAACCCGTGGAGCATGTGGCGGCCCACGCTCGGTCGGCGGAGCTCGGAACCGTGGCCCAGTTCCTCGGACGACGCCGGTCTAAACGGCACTTAA
- the tmem131 gene encoding transmembrane protein 131 isoform X2 produces MRASFSSRDVDNHTAFIRIKTNAPDDDKFIILPVEVEVTSAPGIYASTEMLDFGTLRSQDRPKMLALYLLNSGAKDVPITSVRTTPSNEAVTIDFKAITLRAGESRYTKVAIISFDASKARKAYQFFGKITVKAKEKSYSKLEIPYQADVLEGYLGFDHTSTLFHIRDSPVDPVERPISLTNAFSFDIRIHNVSLPEESKAMFTVQNFSAPVLIPAHESRYIFSLLFQPVRPSIHIDSNILLITNASKFHLPIRAYTGFLETHVLPPSLKKNMLDFGVRSSTDISSIVFLVVNSNPIELEVRSWQVTGDSLSMELLRVEWGNATTASSRMRELQNASANSQKSVIIASGFYAAFRVTLVAKSLEGTYDGAIHITTDYEILTIPVKALIAVGTLTSSPNHLVLPSSFPGKIVHQVLSIKSSFKQKVRLEQIQSLTEDIRFYYRRLRNNKDELEPRRKSKVANIYFDARLQCEDHCYVGLPFVLKSESKPHGMALHEDIWDADVDLHQKLLKRWQELKAHSGHLVETAFEVNTDLQKNVETKISAELTWPSLVNSSRRITFPLTNTNSSSEEEVTLKNPADVPVYVQVLPLALLPSPSVFSGKLADRWKAENLSNINIDTNTLEFQVQRNQTTPEKSGGGGGFAEGSSRSTAYNLILMPGEVKSFNVRFTPVRNHSVSSVLIVRNNLTVIDSIFLHGHGAVENLKVAGKAPGRGTFLRFKMTEAMLRECVDQKRPNKELTFTLKRMFRVENAGQLPVTIRSAEINGQPCEGFGFKIVNCEEFVLRPNASKDLIILFTPDFTTSRVIRELKLVTCGGSEFVFVMNASLPYHMLAACSETLPRPTWETQVCLAVTYAMSFMFVLVISTAFVEAYNIWEPFKRRVSVEPNCSMETGKPFNLREIVQLHSDSNDSSQNSRSLYTSSNGSARGRHGNSRALSDSDVHEKRSKISLGRQTASTQTKGGNGTSGQDGAAAPHADCQLTNRKARGAKTEAHGHGLASAPTTTLPKGGAEDGEYANLVNAMDTDRHRPESHVETQQDQSSQNKVLESKGKLRGKTKAQKKKEEKIRKFSVKTPSDELQHNMADNDDSSSTTTETSNPDVETLVKEEPAKKKGRPGIVPKEDTNANCFIKTKPKKHSAARKEVQVDKSSSGDYAFLELTENKPRKSLTFKPPQPLTSPPRTKPSPNPKFDGKVEEGPSSLLSKLLSSSSMQEFGHSSSSEGEKESALPEWDIPISKNSVQADSLQQISLQTLNADPFLKRCSTPGAYSPPPPSPSLLSRGSYSSVLNSINEVNPNKAPGSKTSSALPLPGKNGNPTFAAVAAGYDKSPGGSGPGRAEGQSRILAHMTSVESDSSDSSGLWSPMHLVNSPSFHSANSFTAFGPNNSFNLTGVFSEISLQKPPEPESNWPDFNNTVPSSIWDIPSPDPLHSWPSSSASPTAPTSSLLGSGHNPWSSGSAFGNSIWSASAEPSLRPYSPAANSHALTEHLARGPLPSPPPPPSAADVGRAYNPWSMWRPTLGRRSSEPWPSSSDDAGLNGT; encoded by the exons ATGAGAGCCAGCTTTTCGTCCCGAGACGTGGACAACCACACGGCCTTCATCCGGATCAAAACCAACGCCCCCGACGACGACAAGTTCATAATCCTGCCGGTCGAGGTGGAGGTCACGTCAG CGCCCGGGATTTACGCCTCCACCGAAATGCTCGACTTTGGCACCCTCCGCTCGCAAG ATCGGCCAAAAATGTTGGCTCTGTACCTTTTAAATTCGGGGGCGAAAGACGTTCCCATCACG AGCGTCCGCACAACGCCGTCCAACGAGGCCGTGACGATAGACTTTAAAGCCATCACGCTAAGAGCAGGAGAGAGCCGATATACGAAAGTAGCCATCATTAGCTTTGACG CTTCCAAGGCCAGAAAAGCATACCAGTTCTTTGGTAAAATTACAGTCAAAGCGAAAGAAAAGAGCTATTCCAAGTTGGAAATCCCTTACCAGGCCGATGTTTTAGAGGG ATACCTGGGATTCGACCACACGTCGACGTTGTTCCACATCCGAGACAGCCCGGTGGATCCCGTGGAGCGGCCCATATCCCTCACCAATGCCTTCAGCTTCGACATCCGGATACACAACGTGTCCTTGCCTGAAGAATCCAAAGCCATGTTCACT GTGCAAAACTTCAGCGCGCCTGTCCTGATCCCGGCCCACGAGTCGCGCTACATCTTCTCACTCCTGTTCCAACCGGTTCGGCCATCCATCCACATCGACAGCAACATTTTGCTCATCACCAACGCGTCAAAGTTTCACCTGCCCATCAGGGCTTACACGGGCTTCCTTGAG ACCCACGTGCTGCCGCCGAGCCTGAAGAAGAACATGCTGGACTTTGGTGTCCGGAGCTCCACAGACATCAGCAGCATTGTTTTTTTGGTGGTGAACAGTAACCCCATAGAG CTAGAAGTAAGGTCCTGGCAGGTGACTGGTGACAGCCTCTCTATGGAGCTTCTCCGAGTCGAGTGGGGAAACGCCACGACTGCGTCCAGTCGCATGCGAGAACTGCAGAACGCGTCGGCTAACAGTCAAAAGTCG GTGATTATAGCATCCGGCTTTTACGCAGCTTTCCGCGTGACGTTGGTTGCCAAATCCCTGGAGGGCACCTATGACGGAGCCATACACATTACCACAGACTACGAG ATATTAACCATCCCGGTGAAAGCACTCATCGCTGTGGGCACCTTAACCAGCTCCCCCAATCACCTCGTCCTGCCTTCATCATTCCCA GGGAAAATTGTGCATCAAGTATTAAGCATCAAGAGCTCATTCAAGCAAAAAGTCAGGCTGGAGCAAATCCAATCGCTGACGGAAGACATCCGCTTCTACTACAGGCGCCTGCGAAACAATAAAGACGAATTGGAGCCCAGGCGCAAATCCAAG gttgcaaatatttattttgacgcCAGGTTGCAGTGTGAAGATCACTGCTACGTGGGGCTGCCTTTCGTACTAAAAT CCGAATCAAAGCCTCACGGGATGGCGCTCCACGAGGACATCTGGGACGCCGATGTGGATCTCCACCAGAAGCTTCTCAAGCGATGGCAAGAGTTGAAAGCACACTCGGGCCACTT GGTGGAGACGGCGTTCGAAGTGAACACGGATCTGCAGAAGAACGTGGAGACGAAAATTTCAGCCGAGCTGACCTGGCCCAGTCTGGTCAACTCAAGTCGGCGCATCACGTTCCCGTTGACCAACACAAACAGCTCCTCT GAAGAAGAGGTCACGCTCAAGAATCCCGCCGATGTGCCCGTCTACGTCCAGGTTCTGCCTCTGGCGCTGCTGCCCAGCCCTTCGGTGTTTTCCGGAAAGTTGGCTGACAG GTGGAAAGCGGAAAATCTGTCCAACATCAATATTGACACAAACACCCTTGAGTTTCAAGTGCAAAGAAACCAA ACGACTCCAGAaaagagcggcggcggcggcggttttGCGGAGGGATCGAGTCGATCGACCGCGTACAACTTGATCCTGATGCCCGGGGAGGTCAAGTCGTTCAACGTGAGATTCACGCCCGTCCGCAACCACAGCGTCTCCTCCGTGCTCATCGTGAG GAACAATTTGACCGTGATAGACTCCATCTTCCTCCACGGCCACGGCGCCGTCGAGAACTTGAAAGTCGCCGGGAAGGCTCCGGGCCGCGGAACCTTTCTGAGGTTCAAGATGACGGAAGCCATGCTGAGGGAATGCGTAGACC AAAAAAGACCCAACAAGGAGCTGACCTTCACGCTAAAGCGAATGTTCCGGGTTGAAAACGCGGGGCAGCTCCCCGTCACCATCCGCTCGGCGGAGATCAACGGACAACCGTGCGAAGGATTTGGATTCAAAATCGTCAACTGCGAAGAGTTCGTCCTCCGACCCAACGCGTCCAAAGACCTCATCATACT GTTCACGCCGGACTTCACCACGTCTCGGGTGATTCGCGAACTCAAGCTGGTGACGTGCGGCGGCTCCGAGTTTGTCTTTGTCATGAACGCCTCGCTGCCCTATCACATGCTGGCGGCGTGCTCCGAAACGCTTCCCCGGCCCACTTGGGAAACGCAGGTCTGCCTCGCCGTGACCTACGCCATGAG TTTTATGTTCGTGTTGGTGATCAGCACGGCCTTCGTGGAGGCCTACAATATCTGGGAGCCCTTCAAGAGGCGCGTGTCCGTCGAGCCCAACTGCTCCATGGAGACGGGGAAGCCATTTAATCTCAGGGAAATTGTGCAACTACACAGTGATTCAAA TGACTCATCCCAGAACTCCAGGAGTTTATACACGTCCAGCAACGGATCCGCGCGCGGTCGCCACGGCAACAGCAGGGCCCTCTCCGATTCCGACGTCCACGAAAAGCGCTCCAAGATCAGCCTGGGCCGCCAGACCGCGTCCACGCAAACCAAAGGTGGAAACGGAACCTCGGGCCAGGACGGCGCCGCCGCCCCGCACGCCGACTGCCAGCTGACCAACCGAAAAGCTCGCGGCGCCAAAACGGAGGCCCATGGTCACGGTTTGGCGTCGGCGCCGACGACGACGCTGCCCAAGGGAGGGGCGGAGGATGGGGAGTACGCCAACCTGGTCAACGCCATGGACACTGACCGCCACCGTCCAGAGTCGCACGTGGAAACGCAGCAGGACCAGAGCTCGCAAAATAAAG TGTTGGAATCCAAAGGGAAGCTTCGAGGTAAAACAAAAGCgcagaaaaagaaagaagagaagATCAGAAAATTCTCGGTAAAAACGCCCAGCGACGAGCTCCAACACAACATGGCCGACAACGACGACAGCTCCTCCACCACCACAGAAACGTCCAATCCGGACGTGGAGACTCTAGTCAAAGAG GAACCAGCGAAAAAGAAAGGGAGGCCAGGAATTGTGCCAAAAGAAGACACAAATGCAAATTGTTTTATCAAAACTAAACCCAAGAAACACAGCGCTGCAAGAAAGGAGGTTCAAGTGGACAAATCCAG TTCCGGGGATTATGCATTCCTGGAGCTGACGGAGAACAAGCCACGCAAGAGCCTGACGTTCAAGCCACCCCAGCCCCTCACCAGCCCCCCGAGGACAAAACCATCGCCCAATCCCAAAT TTGACGGAAAAGTAGAAGAAGGTCCCTCCTCTCTGCTGAGCAAATTACTGTCCAGCAGCTCCATGCAGGAGTTCGGGCACAGTAGCAGTTCGGAGGGCGAGAAGGAGTCTGCCTTGCCCGAGTGGGACATCCCCATTTCCAAAAACAGCGTCC AAGCCGACAGCCTCCAGCAGATCTCCCTTCAAACGCTAAACGCCGACCCCTTCCTGAAGCGATGCTCCACACCCGGTGCTTACTCCCCGCCGCCGCCCTCCCCCAGCCTGCTGTCTCGCGGGAGCTACAGCAGCGTTCTCAACAGCATTAA CGAGGTGAACCCCAACAAAGCTCCGGGAAGTAAAACGTCCTCGGCTTTGCCTCTTCCCGGTAAAAACGGAAACCCCACTTTTGCTGCCGTGGCTGCTGGTTATGACAAAAGTCCAG GTGGTTCTGGACCGGGCAGGGCCGAAGGTCAATCAAGAATTCTGGCACACATGACGTCAGTGGAAAGCGACAGCTCTGACAG CTCGGGCTTGTGGAGTCCCATGCACCTGGTGAACAGTCCCAGCTTCCACTCGGCTAACTCCTTCACCGCTTTTGGGCccaacaactccttcaacctgACGGGAG TTTTCAGCGAAATCAGCCTCCAGAAGCCCCCGGAACCCGAGTCCAACTGGCCCGACTTCAACAACACGGTCCCGTCATCCATCTGGGACATCCCCAGCCCGGACCCCCTGCACTCCTGGCCCAGCAGTTCCGCCTCTCCCACCGCGCCCACCTCA TCACTCCTGGGGAGCGGCCACAACCCGTGGTCGTCCGGCTCCGCTTTCGGCAACTCCATATGGTCGGCCAGCGCCGAGCCCTCGCTGCGTCCCTACTCCCCCGCCGCCAATTCGCACGCGCTGACGGAACACCTGGCGCGCGGACCCCtaccctcgccgccgccgcccccctcgGCCGCCGACGTGGGCCGCGCGTACAACCCGTGGAGCATGTGGCGGCCCACGCTCGGTCGGCGGAGCTCGGAACCGTGGCCCAGTTCCTCGGACGACGCCGGTCTAAACGGCACTTAA